A region of the Pseudobacteriovorax antillogorgiicola genome:
TTTGGCTGCTTTATGAACGAGTTCAAAGCTGGTGCGACCGCTTAGAATAATCACGGATCGAGAAAATAGGCTTTTGTCGCGCTTCGCCACGGCTCCTACGAGTTTATCCATTGCGTTGTGTCGCCCCACATCTTCACGGGTAGCGATGAGGTCTTCGTCAACGAATAATGTGGCCCCATGGGAGCCGCCGGTTTGTTGAAACAAGGTTTGCTGTTTTCGTGCCTGAGCCATGAATTTTGAGATACGATCCGTCTTAAGTCTTAGGTCGCTAGCCACCCGGGGCGCCTCTTGAACCTGCTCAAAGCTGGTCTTGCCGCACATGCCGCAAGCGGAGCTAGCAATGCTGTAGCGATGAAAGATTTGGCTTTCAATAGCAATCTTGGGGTCTAGGTGAACAACCAAGCCATCAGCTCGGGAGCCCCTTTGAGGCGAGTCCGCGCTCATCGAAACGATGTCGCCCGCTTGCCTGATGATGCCTTCTGTAAGGAGGTGGCCGACCACCAAATCGTGATCGTGGCCTGGAGTTCTCATGGTCATGGTCAAAGACGCGGGGGCTTGGGACTTAGATTCCGAAGGTGCGAGTTTAATATTCAATGGTCGCTCTACGGCAACCGCGTCCTCTTGCACCTGGAACTTGCCACCCTGGTAGAGAGTGCGCGATACTGTAATGGCTTCGATCTGGGGCCTCCGCAACGGAATAGTCATAGGTTTCCAGCTTCTATG
Encoded here:
- the fdhD gene encoding formate dehydrogenase accessory sulfurtransferase FdhD, with the translated sequence MTIPLRRPQIEAITVSRTLYQGGKFQVQEDAVAVERPLNIKLAPSESKSQAPASLTMTMRTPGHDHDLVVGHLLTEGIIRQAGDIVSMSADSPQRGSRADGLVVHLDPKIAIESQIFHRYSIASSACGMCGKTSFEQVQEAPRVASDLRLKTDRISKFMAQARKQQTLFQQTGGSHGATLFVDEDLIATREDVGRHNAMDKLVGAVAKRDKSLFSRSVIILSGRTSFELVHKAAKVGIPIIISVGAPSSLAICMAQDLGITMIGFVKSSSFNIYSGEERIIL